The genomic region AACATCGAGCGCCGCGGACGCCATGCCCGGATTTGCGGCGGTGACTTCGTCCAGGACCTGCTTGCGCCGGCCGGCAATGATGACCGAATTACCGAGCGCATGGAAGGCTTCCGCCAACCCCCGGCCGATCCCTGAGCCGCCGCCCGTGATGAGAATGGTATTGTTTGTGGTATTCATGTTCGAAATACGGTATCCTTTATTTGTTATGCTGACATTTATTGTCACAATGTCATTATTGACAAATTTCGTCAATTTGTCAAGGTGTAAAGTCCATGGATGAAAAAAAAAGAGAAAAAGTGATTCAGGCCGCCCAGCAGGTCTTCTGGCGATACGGCTTCCGCCGCGTTACGATGAACGAACTGGCGGAAGCGGCGCAGATGTCCCGACCGGCTCTGTATTTGGTTTACCCGTCCAAAGAAGAGATCTTTACGGCGGTTGTTGAGCGGATGTTTGAGACGAAGTTTGAGGAAGTGCGCCAGGGCGTCCGTGGCTTGACGACGGTGGAGGAGCAGCTGACGTTCGCCTTTGAAGCCTGGTCCGTCCAGGCGTACGCGATGATTCAGTCGTCGCCGGACGCAAAAGACCTGCTGGAAAGCAGCTATGAGTTTGCCGCCGAGGCGACGGCCCACTGGTACGCCCAGTTTACGGCGCTTGTGGCGAGCATCCTGGAGCCGCTGGCGCCGAGCGGGAGCGGGGGGAGTATGACGGCGGATCAGATCTCGTATGTGATGGTGAACGCGGTTCCCGGCTTCAAGCGGACGGCGGAGAGTGTCGAGCATCTGCGCCGGATGATCGGCGATCTGATCAAGATCGTGCTGGCGAGCCTGCCGGCAAATGCGCTCCCCAGGGGCACGGAAGGATCGGCGAGCTAGCGCGATGAGGGAAGGTGGACGCCGCGACGCCGCAGGAACGGCCGTTCAAAGGCTAAAAAGAAGCCGTAGCAGCAGGCGATAATTATCGGGACGCCCACAAACAGCAGCGCCATTGCGCCGCGCTCGCCGGAGAGGGCGTGATGGAACGGCGTGACGCCGTACCGCCAAAAGAGATTGATGAACGGGATGTGCATCAAATACAGGCTGTATGACATCGCTCCCAGCGCGACGAGCGGTTTGGCGCTCAGCAGGCGCTGGCACAGACCGGGGCGGGACGCGACGATGAGCAGGGGCAGAACAAAGACCGACATGGCGAGATCGCCCCAGGCCTCGTCGATGTTCCAGGGGGTGTGGCTCGCGAACAGCCCGACGACGCACGCAAACCCCAGCGCCGCGAAAATGTCCCAGCGGACGCGCTGGCGAAGATCGGCGTGCTTTGGCGAATAGGCGATTTCGGCGGCCAGCATCCCGATGGCGAACAGGACGACGAACTGCGGGCACGCCGCCGGGAGGGCGGCGCGCGCCGGTAGGTACAGGGCGACGCCGACAATGGTTGCCGCGAGCATCGTGATCCCGGGACCGACCTTGCGCCAGCCGAGCAGCAGGAGGGGGAACGCGAAGTAGATCCACCATTCGACCGCCAGGCTCCAATAGGGTGTGTTGATCGTCGCCCAGTTGTTTGGCGTCAGATGGTGCAGCATTGTCAGGTGCAGCGCGACATCCAGCAGCGAGCCCTGTCCCGTCCGATCCCAGGTCAGGCCGACCGGGCGCATGATCGTCGCGCCCAGCAGTAAAATGATTCCCATCGAGAGATAGTAGGGCGGAATGATACGCCCGATGCGGCGCTTGAGGAAACTGAGAAAGCCGCCCTTGAGATGGCCGTCGTGACGGATCACCGGGAGCATGAGACAGAACCCGGACAGGATGATAAAGAGGGCGACGCCGAAGTGTCCGTAGGCGAGCCAGTAGACGTGCGAACCCCAGCCCGCCGCCGGCCGCTGCGGCAATGGGTAGTTCGTCATGAAGACGTGATCGAACACCACCAGCAGCGCGGCGATGGCGCGCAGGCTGTCCACATAGTCGAGGCGATGGGCCGCCGCTTCGGGCCGCCGTGCGGAGGAGACCTTTGCGGGAGTCGATTCGAGAATCGCCGCCATCTTCGGCGGCGAAAGTACGTCCTCAGTTTTAATAGATCTGTCCTAGTCCTGTGTCCAGCGCTTCGCCCAGTTGTCCGGTAGCGAACGGCTGAACCGCTGGGAAGGCCTTCAGCCGGAAATTGAACGTAAG from Capsulimonas corticalis harbors:
- a CDS encoding TetR/AcrR family transcriptional regulator, translating into MDEKKREKVIQAAQQVFWRYGFRRVTMNELAEAAQMSRPALYLVYPSKEEIFTAVVERMFETKFEEVRQGVRGLTTVEEQLTFAFEAWSVQAYAMIQSSPDAKDLLESSYEFAAEATAHWYAQFTALVASILEPLAPSGSGGSMTADQISYVMVNAVPGFKRTAESVEHLRRMIGDLIKIVLASLPANALPRGTEGSAS
- a CDS encoding acyltransferase family protein — its product is MAAILESTPAKVSSARRPEAAAHRLDYVDSLRAIAALLVVFDHVFMTNYPLPQRPAAGWGSHVYWLAYGHFGVALFIILSGFCLMLPVIRHDGHLKGGFLSFLKRRIGRIIPPYYLSMGIILLLGATIMRPVGLTWDRTGQGSLLDVALHLTMLHHLTPNNWATINTPYWSLAVEWWIYFAFPLLLLGWRKVGPGITMLAATIVGVALYLPARAALPAACPQFVVLFAIGMLAAEIAYSPKHADLRQRVRWDIFAALGFACVVGLFASHTPWNIDEAWGDLAMSVFVLPLLIVASRPGLCQRLLSAKPLVALGAMSYSLYLMHIPFINLFWRYGVTPFHHALSGERGAMALLFVGVPIIIACCYGFFLAFERPFLRRRGVHLPSSR